The following nucleotide sequence is from Salvia splendens isolate huo1 chromosome 2, SspV2, whole genome shotgun sequence.
AGTGATAGTGTACTGTTCCTCTATGATAGTCAATATTGCCCCCTCTCTCTCCcacttttactctctctctcctgCAACTCTTCTCTCACCCCCAATTTTACTCACTTTTCTCTATCTTCGGCAAATCTTCAAAGCTCATTCTATTGAATGATTTTGGTGgtgtttttattgtatttttggaGTTGGGCTTCTCAGAGCTAGCAATTGAGATCGCCGTCGAGAAGTACGTTCGAAGGCTTAACGTCGGCGTGGACGATGTGATCGTGGAGGTGGGCGATGGCGGAGGCGAGCTGGAACGCGACGGCGGAGTGGCGGAATTGATCTTCCGCGTAGCCGAGGAGCTTCACGATGTTTGGGTGGCGGATGTGGAGCAGGATTTGGAGCTTCATCAATGGAGTTGTTGTTATAAAGGGAATATGCAGGGGTTTAAATTGACTAGTTCACTTCATATTcctcttattttttatttttttttcatgggAGTCCATAGTAAtacattttttctttaatttcaattttaatttttatatgtttagttgatttttttactattaatCATTATGCAACTGATTAGAggcatataattatttttagaattttattatcatttttaataattaaaaactcGTAACTATTAGAGTTGATAAATTCAAAAGTCAGAATGTTATTTCTTCAAAATCAatctttttttcaaattttcaatggAAAATTTAAGTTGTTCATCTTTTCTTGGGACATTTTAATTATGATTTGTATTAACCTCGCATTGTGTCCGGTACTTACAATATTGATTATAGTTAATAATTTTGTTGATACCATGATCATTAACACCCATTTACTTAACTTAATCATAAAATAGAGATACACATTTACATACAAATATATTTAGTAACAAGGACATTTCTGTCATTTTACATCTTATCTATAAAACACTATCTTGTCAATCaaacaacatcataaaaatactATCAGACACTATCTCATTTTCGGCCCGAAAATGCTATCTTAAGATAACTATCTTGCTATTTTCTATCATGGCAATCAAACGAGCCCTAATAGTATCATATAAATACTTGGCAGCCAagcacaattaattaattttacaataataatgactagtattataaaaatatgttcATACAAACTTTGGtataaaaataatgtactttttGGATACCCAAAGGGTCTTGATTTATCTTGTGTTTACAGCAAACACACCATTGTGTTTTAATTTTCAGCTAATCAATTCTGTAATTGTCATTAATCTTCGTTTTCAAATATTCAAACTGCTTTATTCAGCTCATTCCTTTTCATGATCTTCTTGCCACAACAAACAACATCATGCGATCCTTATATCTTTTGTTTTACAGGAGTAGTTTGGTTTACCTATAAAAGCACTAGTATTAATCAATAGAAGCAAATCAAGATAGCATTCATTACTCATTCAAATCTTCTGGGTTGTGATATGTATGACACAAACAAAAAACACTTTCATTATCATATAATGTTGCAACACAAATAGGGTACAGTAACTATTAAGATGACACCACAGTGGCATGTTCAGGTAGAACATGTCTCAAATGTTGATACATTATGTAGAAGTTGATAATGAATGAATGCTACACAACATAGTTGCTCTTGCCACCAAGATGATGCCAACAATATCTCACTCTTCATTAGAAATCGGGTTGAGTAGCGTCCATTTGAAGCTTGATTCGTCTCAGAACTGACATTTATCCAAACTGTCGAAGTAGGGATGATCCATAGCAGCCTTAGCTGAGATTCTATCAGCAGGATCATATTGAAGCATCTTCTGCACAAAACCAAAAGGACAACATGGAGTATATAAACAAGTTCACATCAAGAAGGGCTCTAATCATTGATCTTCTTCAGTTTGTCAACAAACAACATTAGTGTTTGAACAAGTGTGAGGATAAGTTATCAAATGGCTGTCATCATCTTTATCAAGTTTGCGAGCAGATAAAAGATTTAAATAGACATAGAATGTGAGTCTAAGGAATCTCACAGATAGAAGGTCGACACCATCAGGCCCGAGAGATGGAACTGCGCGCGCCAAGTTTTGAGACTCCCACTGGGGATACACGTGCCAATCACGCAGAGAACTAACTCCCGGCCACTCCTTCTCAGTAGGTGTTCCCAGCAACCTGTGATCATGAGATGCAAGTTACTTGGAACATTTGAATTTGTGACAGCCAAATCAGTGATCACTAGTTTCTGCCAATACAAACTTCACTTTGTGTAGGAAATGGGTACCAATTGAATTGATTTGAGTAAAATAGGTTGCTCCTCCCAACAACAAAACACACTTGATAGATTCAAAAGCATGTTTTTTATATAATACCAAAACTTTGCTTGTATAAAGCAGAGATCCAAATTAGGAACTACTAGAAGAAGGCAAACTCAAAAGGTGAAATGTCTATCAATGAACTTATCAATAGCAAAGAACCATTTTTTAAAGATAACCAGCCCTAATACAAACATATAACAAAACCAACAACGCAAATTATACATTCAAAGCATCAGATGATTCAATCTCCTCTTATTTCCCAAATTTAGATGTTATTTAGAAAGGTGGTTCTGCTTATATCTTGATGACAACTAATCATGATTGTAACAAACAAGATATAATTAATTGGTAAGAGTAAGAAGCACCACAACTTAAACCAGCAATATACAAATGAAGAAATAATTCACAACcaaaacaacataaaaaaaaggcaGAATGTACCTAAAAATGTGGAGAAGCTGCTGAAACTCAGAATCCCCAGGAAACAAGGCTTGCCTTCTCACCATCTCCGCTGCACAACATACAAATAAACCATTTCAATTATTTCCCCAATTAACAATACCCTAATTTCATAATCCAAAAAATTGGAATCGAAACAATTTCTCACCAAAAATACAGCCAACAGACCACATATCAACTGCAGTGGAGTAATGAGTCGATCCGAGAAGAACCTCAGGAGCTCTGTACCACAGAGTGACGATCTGCACATTTCCAGAAAAAACAAatcgaataaaaaaaaagtaaaaagtaaatcGAGATGCAAATCAACAATACCTCATGCGTATAGCTCTTGAGAGGGACGGTAAACGACCTCCCAAGGCCGAGATCGGCGATCTTGAGTATCCCCTTCTCCTTATCGAGCAGCAGATTCTGCGGCTTCAGATCGCGGTGGAGGACGCCGTGGCTGTGGCAGTGGGCGACCCCCTTGCAGAGCTGGTAGAGGAAGCTCTGGATGAGCTGCGGCGGGAGGGGCCTAGGGTTGGGGCCCTTGCGGTGGGAATCGATGAATTTCTTGAGATCGGTGTCGAGATACTCGAAGACGAGGTAGAGGAGGGGCTTGCCGTTCTTGTTGTCGACGTGCTCGACGCAGAGGAGGCGGACGACATAGAGCGACTGGGAGAGCATCTGGAGGAGGGAGACCTCGCGCAGCGCCGTGGGGGGGACGCCCTCCTCGTCCATCTCGAGGCGGGTCTTCTTCAGAGCGACGACCTGGCCGGTGGATATCTCCTTGGCTTTGTAGACTTTGCCGTAGGTTCCCTCGCCGACCTTCTCGAGCTTCTCGTACTTCTCCATTGATGATTGATTGATTGCTTTGTGAAatgtctcttcttcttcttcttctctctcacaCTCTTTTTATCGGTTGAGGAATGTGCGTTAGctttgaattttgaattcttTGGAGCCCGCCTCTTTCAAGAGTTTAATAGTAATGAATAAATTTCCTATGTTGGGTTGGGCAAGGTATTTATTTGGGTTAATATATGATTCGGCAAATTctgatttcaaattttatgattcGAAATACAATATGGTAATAGTTCGTTCGGTTGTTGAGTTATGATTGCCATTATGGTTCGATGGTCATCATAAATTATGTACTCCATCTGTCCTAAAGAAGTTTGAGTTTGTCGCTTTTTTCATCTGTTTCaaaaaaatgatagtaataaatatttaaagtcAAGATAGAGTaatgtaagagagaataattatctacattattctctcttttactttactttatctctactttaactatttagcattatttttttaaaaatgatgcaaaaaaatgactcaattacctttggacagatggagtattaggTTAATATTAACTAGAGACTCTTGTTAGACGTTGTCACGACCCAATGATACAATGCTAAGTTAGGTTGTTAATATGAGATCATTCGGAGTTGACTCAGTGAAGCTTTATTGCCGAGAATCTATTTGTCGGCGCTAAGGGGGCTGAGGACGAGCTTGGCGACCGTGGAGAGGAAAATTGAGAGCAATTGCCATGCTGAGGGGTGACGTTGGGGGTAGGGATTAGGGTCTTATAACAATTTCTACACTTTGTACAATCATAACTCAAAAGCATTATGTAGCACatcatttttttatcatttctcACTTATAAGAAAATGAACGCCAAATATTGAAACCAGTTAGGTTGCTCAATGCTCAACAGCGCGTGACAAGTCACCTAGAGCTTTACAAGCACAATTGTGTTAATCGTTATATTAAGGTTCCACAACATTGTGTTACTATACTTTTGTGTACTTTCAccatttttatataatgttgTGCATGCTCTTATTCCACGCATcacatattttataaaattcatatctAATTCAAGGACTCAAAAGTGTAACTTTTAAATAGAAACCAATGAGACACTCGATTATTTAACAGCTCATGGAGTGGTTGGGTGAGGTGGGAGTTATAACGATTATTAGAGCTATTTTTTGAGATTTTCTTGCATTGTTTTCAACTAACAAACAGATGCATATGCTTACATGATTACAAATGATAtgcaataattaaaatttgaatattcgATCTATACAactattcaaaatttgaaaatataggCATATACAAAGTCAAATTTACAAACATCCAACATATCATCGATGAAAAAGGGAGTTTGTACTGAtctttcataaaataaatactataaaatGCGCAACTACAGTTATACAATTcaccagaaaaaaaaatcaacaacaaTCACATGATTACAGTATCATCAGCAGCTCCAAATTTCTTTAACTAGTATCAGAGTACTTATATAAGTTACAACTCCTAATTTTTCTTGGATGGGCAACCGCCCACTTACAGAGATTTAGTCACAAAGGAAAATAAGATCTAACAAACAGCTCGATCTTCAGACAGTACGagtttccactaattttttcccCGACTGAGGTCGTGTGTAAGAAAAGACACTCCAAATAACCGCAACTATCATTTTGTGAAGTAGATCAGCGGCGATAGCGGTACCTTTTGAAGTTGAAGTAGACATGCAAGATTCCTCGTTCAAACGTACATTTGAACCCTTTCTTGTGTGAATACTCCCATTCCTTATTGACGATTCGAAATGCCTGCACAAGTCACAACGAGGGTAAGTGGATTTTGCAGGAagtttcttcttttcttttcagatTGGTCGTTGATGGAGAACCAAATTTACatataaaaactgaaaaatgagAGAGTGCAGATAACATACAATGTCTTCATAAGGCGGCCCTGCATGGAACCTGATGATGCAGGTCTCACCACTATCTCCATCTTTCTCAATGGTGTAGATGGGCGCCTTTTGTTTGTCGACCAGGTCCGGGTAAAAGATGTTGAATTTGTAGCCTTGCACTATTTTGGGGGGAGGATTGTCATGATCGTAATGTGTCTGGTTATACTTGTTCCATTCATAACCAGTATGCACGCGGTTAAAGTACTTTGGCTTTCTAGGTcgatatttatcatgccaccagtACACCTATAACCACAGGCATCAGTTAAAATCATGTTAGATCGAACAAATTCCTGAAATATCAAATTTGCTCTGAGATAAAAGTACTGTTAACTGAAGCGTACCTGAGAATCGAGGTTGATCTCATCACTAGAGCCAAACACGACATCTCCTTCTTCCATTGCCCCCATGGTTTTCATGGCACTTCTCTCAAAGTTATCCTCTGGCGGATTCTGTCTTGAAGAGATTTCTTGGATGCGGCGGTCTTCTTTTACAGCAATACGCTTCCTCTCCTGTACAGACAAATGCAAACATGTTGAGCTTATATGAAAGTATAAGCCTTAGCCAGTGAATGTATATCTAATTATCAGACTCAGGTATGATCAGAAATCCCAACTAAGAAAAGACCAAGT
It contains:
- the LOC121759261 gene encoding cell division control protein 2 homolog C-like; amino-acid sequence: MEKYEKLEKVGEGTYGKVYKAKEISTGQVVALKKTRLEMDEEGVPPTALREVSLLQMLSQSLYVVRLLCVEHVDNKNGKPLLYLVFEYLDTDLKKFIDSHRKGPNPRPLPPQLIQSFLYQLCKGVAHCHSHGVLHRDLKPQNLLLDKEKGILKIADLGLGRSFTVPLKSYTHEIVTLWYRAPEVLLGSTHYSTAVDMWSVGCIFAEMVRRQALFPGDSEFQQLLHIFRLLGTPTEKEWPGVSSLRDWHVYPQWESQNLARAVPSLGPDGVDLLSKMLQYDPADRISAKAAMDHPYFDSLDKCQF